AAGGTAAGCAGGAATTATTCATCTTTCGCGAATTTGAAGCTCCCCGAGAATTCGTATTCAGGGCGTATACCGATCCGGATCTATATGTCCAATGGGTCGGCCCAAACGATCTTACGATGACGATCGAAGAATGGGACTGCCGTGACGGAGGTTCTTATAGATTCACTCACGAACGGGGCGGCCATAAATATGCATTTTTTGGAGTCAATCACGAGGTGCTCGCACCGGAACGCTTGATCGGCACCTTTGAATTCGATGGTCTGCCCGAACGCGGACACGTTATCTTAGGCACAACCAAATCCGAGGACCTTGGCAATGGCCGCAGCCACATCGTACATCAATCGGTTTTCCAGTCAGTTACCGATCGAGATGGAATGATCCAGTCAGGCATGGAACGCGGCGTCCGCGAAGGTTACAAAAAACTCGACGATCTGCTTTCGAAAATGTCGGCGTCCTAAATATAACTGGCGAACAATAATGCAAAAAGTAACCACGTTCATAATGTTCAAAGATCAGTCCGGCGCTGCAATGGAATTCTACGCGTCGGTGATTCCCGATTGCAGAGTCGCTTCTAAGATACCGGGCCCGGACGGAAGTGTCGCCGACGGAACCTTTGAGATCGAAAGCCAGCGATTCCTTTGTTACAATGGCGGCACGTACCCGCAATTCGAGCTGACCCAGGGGATCTCACTTATGATCGAAGCAAACACGCAATCCGAGATCGACCTTCTCTATGACGGTTTGAGCGAAAGCGGAGAACAACAGCCGTGCGGTTGGTTGGTCGACAAATTTGGACTATCGTGGCAGATCACGCCGCGTCGATTAATGGATCTACTTGGCGACAGCGATAGAGAAAAGTCAGGTCGCGTCGCGCAGGCGATGTTTAAGATGTCAAAGATCATAATTGCCGATCTAGAAGCCGCGGCGGCAGGCTAAGAGCGGCTGACATTCATAAGACAAAACTTTCGAAATTGTCAGGCCCCGAGCAGGTTTCCGCGTTCTTTGATCAGCTCGACACCCCTTTGAAACCTACATTGGAGCTGATCCGAAAGATCATTTTGGGCATCGACGAATCGATAACCGAGCACATCAAATGGAACGCACCGAGCTACTGTCACAGCGGAGATGACCGGGTGACGTTTAACCTCCATAAAGACAGCCTTATACTGCTGATCTTTCATCGCGGCGCCAAACCGAAAACACCGAAAAGCAGCCGGCGTCTGATCGATGACAAATCGGGCCTTCTTGAATGGCCGGCAAATGACCGCGCCGTGCTGAAACTCACGGGTCTGGACGATGTAATGGCGAAGAAGGCAATACTTGAATCGATCGTTTGCAAGTGGATCGAGGCCGCGGCCGATTGAGCGTTGCATGGATCTAACTGCGGCATATTTCACCGAAAAACTGCTGGCACTACAGTCGGACGATGAATTGCGCAAGCATAAACGCTATTTCAAGTTCGATCCTGAAAACCAACCGACCGACAACTATTTCATCGGCGTCCGCATGGGCAGCATTTTCTCACTTGGCAAAGAGCATTCACACATGCCGGTTGATGAGATCGAAAAACTCATGGAAAGTCCGATCCATGAGATCCGCGTCGGTGCAATGAGCATCATGGGGCAATGTGCCAAAGGCAAACGGTGCCGGCCCGAACGTCTCAAGGAACTCTTCGAACTCTATATCCGCCGTCACGATCGGATAAATAACTGGGATCTCGTCGACCGTGGCGCGTATTACGTCGTTGGCCAATACCTAGCCGACAAGTCGCGAGATATACTCCTTGATCTCGCTCGTTCCCAAGATCGATGGGAACGCCGCACCGCGATCGTTGCGACCGCTCATTTCATCCTGAAACTCAAACAGGTCGAAGACACATTCCGCATCGCTGAGATCTTGGTAAACGACCCCGAGGACCTCGTCAACAAAGGCACCGGCTGGATGCTCAGGTCCGCCGGTGAGGTTGACCGAACGCGTTTGATCGCTTTCCTCGACAAACACGCCGCAACAATGCCGCGTGTACTCCTTCGATATTCGATCGAGAAGCTAAATAAGTCTCAGCGTGAATACTATCTGGCGATGAAATCAACAAACTGAATTCAACTAGTTCCACTTCGTTTTGCAAGAAATCTCCGAGCCATGCGTTCCGTTATTAAAGGAGACGCTTTCCCCAGGCAAATTTCAAAAAGCGATCAAGGAGTAAACTATGCAATACAACAATTTAGCCAGGCTTTGTCTGGCATTCGTCATCGCCACGGTTATCGCGGCAGCGGCATCGGCACAGACAGCAAATTACACGATCTCGTCACCCTACACCCACAAAAATCTGACCATCTTTCTCATCCACGGAAAAGACCAGCGTACTAAAAGCAACATAATGACCTTGCAAGAGGCAATGGAACGAAAGCTCTTCGTGGTCTATGAGACGTCCGAAGTCAACGAGCTTGAGGTCGAGAATCTCTCCAAAACCCAGGACGTATTCATCCAATCCGGCGACATCGTCAAAGGCGGCAAACAGGACCGCGTTCTGGCGGTAAGTATCATAATTCCGGCGAGCTCGGGCCGAGTCAAGATCGAATCGTTCTGCGTTGAGTCCGGCCGGTGGACGAAGCGCGGTAATGAGGATTCGACAAA
The sequence above is a segment of the Acidobacteriota bacterium genome. Coding sequences within it:
- a CDS encoding SRPBCC family protein — its product is MASQTVVTAEEGKQELFIFREFEAPREFVFRAYTDPDLYVQWVGPNDLTMTIEEWDCRDGGSYRFTHERGGHKYAFFGVNHEVLAPERLIGTFEFDGLPERGHVILGTTKSEDLGNGRSHIVHQSVFQSVTDRDGMIQSGMERGVREGYKKLDDLLSKMSAS
- a CDS encoding VOC family protein; the encoded protein is MQKVTTFIMFKDQSGAAMEFYASVIPDCRVASKIPGPDGSVADGTFEIESQRFLCYNGGTYPQFELTQGISLMIEANTQSEIDLLYDGLSESGEQQPCGWLVDKFGLSWQITPRRLMDLLGDSDREKSGRVAQAMFKMSKIIIADLEAAAAG
- a CDS encoding DNA alkylation repair protein, yielding MDLTAAYFTEKLLALQSDDELRKHKRYFKFDPENQPTDNYFIGVRMGSIFSLGKEHSHMPVDEIEKLMESPIHEIRVGAMSIMGQCAKGKRCRPERLKELFELYIRRHDRINNWDLVDRGAYYVVGQYLADKSRDILLDLARSQDRWERRTAIVATAHFILKLKQVEDTFRIAEILVNDPEDLVNKGTGWMLRSAGEVDRTRLIAFLDKHAATMPRVLLRYSIEKLNKSQREYYLAMKSTN
- a CDS encoding DUF1801 domain-containing protein; translation: MHKTKLSKLSGPEQVSAFFDQLDTPLKPTLELIRKIILGIDESITEHIKWNAPSYCHSGDDRVTFNLHKDSLILLIFHRGAKPKTPKSSRRLIDDKSGLLEWPANDRAVLKLTGLDDVMAKKAILESIVCKWIEAAAD